The DNA segment TTACCTTTGATCAGCAAAtgttgccaacaacaaatctTTGTCTACTTTCCTTCCATCttctgcatttaattaaaacatgtCGACATTTTGTTCACcttgccaaaataaaaatgagaaaaagacCCAGCCGATTCTTTTTTACCTTGCATCTCATTTTATCTTACTGCAATATCTTCTTCTCGATTCTTTCAATCTTTTgctccacaacaacaacaacaagaaaataaaaaggtAAATGAATTACAGAatctaaaataattaaagaaaacattcGCATAAGCAGAAGCAGTCATCAGCCTATGCTTCTAAGTCCTACTTGGAATTTCAATGTGGAAAAGGTAAACGCAAATAAGTTTTCCCCTCATAACAGCTTTGGTTGTGTGCtcttttgtacttttttttgtgtattgtatCTGCGAATTACAATTGTGTTTTTTAGGTCTTCCGGTTTGAAAAGCTTTGCTATTTACAATTGATgtaatttggttgcgattgcaaaatattttatatatgaaaataaatggtAAAACAAAActcttgtatttttaaatctaACAAATGACAGAGTTTTTATCAAAGGATCTCTGGAGTGAAGTTTCATTtgatatcaatttaaatatacattacatggtcaaaaaaataaataaataaataaaatggaggattattatttaaaattctctATTTTGTATGGTCAATTGCAGCATTTATTAAAGGTTTATTCTATTTGTTTCCCTTTAGAAGCTTTTGTCTATTATTAGTTTAATATTTGACTACAATAAAGCAAATGCTGCAAATTGCTGGTATCAGAACTTGGAGTAAACAATTAACCTATTTCAACTTGACGACATTACGCTGGTTGCTACCTTCACTGTAGCGTATTAAAACTAATCCCAACAAATTAGCAAACTATCAAAGCCTCAATGTCGCTGCATCTGCCAGCAGCTGTAATTCTGTAACTATGCCAAAAACTAAGCACACTAAGTACATAATGGAAAGatggagcgagagagagtttCTCTATTGAAAGTAGTCGTAATTAGTACTCATTAGGTGTACATTATGTAAATACCGGCTCGTCTCCTCGCTTTTGCCAAACTAATTATTCCGTCTGTTTAAGCAAATAATGCGAGTAGCAAGCATGCGTGGAGCCGAAGCCCAAGCCGAAGCCCAAGGCTAATGCAGAGGCTGCTTCCACCTGAGTCCTGTTTTGCTGCTTAATGGGTATTCAATTGTTTTCGGAGCAAAGCCTTTAAAGCCTCGCTGACTCTCGCCTACTATCAGTTTAGTTTATCAAGCGCTATATATACTCACCACAATTGGCAGAAGCAGCTCGTGCGTTTCATTGCCTCGCCACAAATGTGAATCCTGCGGCACATTTTGTATCTCGCATTCAAGCGAATTGATTTTCTCCTGCAGGCGACTTAAAATACGCGGACGAGCAATTGGCTTTGAGGCCGATTTACCAAGATTAGCCGACTGCCCAGTGACAGGGATGGGAGATAGAGTCGAACTAGCTGCTGCCTGTGGCTGTGCTATAACTTTGACTTTCGCTGCGACCACTTCCAGTTTCtccatctgctgctgctgctgctgtggcggcATCAGCGCCTTGAGCAATAATTTAGCGCGCTTAAGCTCCTTCTGGTATTTTATGGGTTTCACAGTAGTCCAAGCACTTTCTATTGTAGATGCTGCTGCCTCccccgctgttgctgttgcagaaGCTGTCGCTGTGGCGCCGTCAAAAGTTTGCCTCGTGGGCGTCAAAGTCACGCGTTTTGGCGGCATTGGCGTGACTCctccgttgctgctgctgctgctgccgcttcgAGTCGTCTCCAACTTTGTGGTTGGCGAACTTTGCCGCAACCTCTCCGTCGGCACTGTTGCCGCTGATGACTTTATAATGCTGCCTGCTGTGGGCacagtgctgctgctgctgctgcccagtCTCACTCCCTTTCCTGAACCAGTtccagtcgcagttgcagtgcCAATTTCTTTCATTAACTTGCGTTTATTATGTAACAACATTTCGTTGTACAACTCTTTGCTGTTGTAGAACTTTGTTGTCGAGAACTCCGGATGTGATGGCGCAACTattgacgatgatgacgatgatgttgctgttccagctgctgctgctgctgccgctgacaATGATTTGGCTTCGTGGCCATCCGAGACTTCTGTGTTAAACTTTGTGTTGCCAAAGTCAATGTTGGGCATGGCCATCACATCGCTGGCACGATGCTGCATGGGAAACTCGAAGCTCTTCTTCACACGCCGATCGATGTAACTATCACCAGCTGCGAGTCGGGGCAGCTGCTGTGGACTTCGCGTTGAAGATGTCATGGTTGCTGCCGTagtactgctgctgctgctgctgccgcctgtggttgctgtggttgtggtCGCTGCGGTGTTAGTTGTGCTGCCTCGCGCTTCGTGCAGCTCAAATTTACGCTCGATTTCCGTTATCAAATCATCCTGCTCCGCCAGCAATTTTCGCGTGAAATCACTCGGTGTGGATGCCACGCCTGCCAGCAGTGtttctcttgtttttgttggaacatttgtcgtcgtcgtcattggTGTTGCAGCAGTTGTCGTCGCaattgttggctgctgttgattgACTGACGGAGTGCCGTCAGCCACAACCAGCAATTCCACCTCATTGGGCATTAGATTCTGTCGATATTCCTCGGCATTATCGAGCTGCTTAAAcactgcctgctgctgctgctcttgttgctgctgctgttgctgctccactTCCTGTGGCTGCTCTACTCTATCGCCATGCATAATGGACTGAAAATCCTCCAATTTCATCGGATACAGATCAACAATGTTCAGCTTGCTGGCCGTCGATTGCTGAAACAGCATGGCACCATAACGCTTGCGTTCCTCCTCATTGAGATCGGCCAACGTCTCGGCTACTTGATACGATTCCGCCGCCTGCATTTGTATGTTGAGCGAAGCGGGTGAAGCGCTGGCTGCCAGctcatcaacatcagcagaaTCAGCCTCGGGCAGTGACTCCGAGTTTTCTTGCTCTTTATCGCCTGCTGAGTCGCTGAACTTAATGCGATAGAGACGATCAAAAACGTTACCCAGGGAGGCAAGTGGCGGCACGGTTGTCGTCATTCCTTCGTCCTCTTTTTGGGTTAGTTTTTCAGACCCCAACTTCAATAATGGTAATGGaagtattgttgttgtcgctatGCCAGCAAcatctgctgttgctgttgtttttactggtgcaacatcatcagcaattgctgttgtcttTTCTCGTGCAACATCTTCttcaattgctgttgcaacattttccactgctgctgctgctgttgtagttgccaCATTttcttctactgctgctgttgttttgacTTCTTTTCcctttgtcgttgttgtagcCGTCGTTGTCGTAGTACTGGTTGTTGCCGTTGTGGTAGGCGTGGCCGTTGATGTCGACGAGGCAGAGGAAGCAGTTGAGGAGGAGAGAATACTGCTAGTGGTTATTTCATCCACAATCTCCaattcttctgctgctgctgctgctgacgtcACTCGGCTGGTTTCATTGCGCTGAACATTGGCACCGCTGACCACCATGGCGGGGGCTGTGGTCGTTGCGGGGGCGTGGCTGCTCTGCAAGTCATTTATTATGGTCGGAGTTGGCGTTGTTATTACCGACGCTCTCACCCAAACAACATGCAGCAGCattataaatgttaaaatccAGATTTTCGACATTTCGGAACGTATTTTCAGACGCCCCTCGCGGTATGGAAATAAGCTGTTGTTATAttggttattattattaatatttgcgtttgtttgttcttttttcttcttgtgtGTCTGATGTGGTTTCAGCTG comes from the Drosophila sulfurigaster albostrigata strain 15112-1811.04 chromosome 2L, ASM2355843v2, whole genome shotgun sequence genome and includes:
- the LOC133835916 gene encoding uncharacterized protein LOC133835916 isoform X3 produces the protein MQLKPHQTHKKKKEQTNANINNNNQYNNSLFPYREGRLKIRSEMSKIWILTFIMLLHVVWVRASVITTPTPTIINDLQSSHAPATTTAPAMVVSGANVQRNETSRVTSAAAAAEELEIVDEITTSSILSSSTASSASSTSTATPTTTATTSTTTTTATTTTKGKEVKTTAAVEENVATTTAAAAVENVATAIEEDVAREKTTAIADDVAPVKTTATADVAGIATTTILPLPLLKLGSEKLTQKEDEGMTTTVPPLASLGNVFDRLYRIKFSDSAGDKEQENSESLPEADSADVDELAASASPASLNIQMQAAESYQVAETLADLNEEERKRYGAMLFQQSTASKLNIVDLYPMKLEDFQSIMHGDRVEQPQEVEQQQQQQQEQQQQAVFKQLDNAEEYRQNLMPNEVELLVVADGTPSVNQQQPTIATTTAATPMTTTTNVPTKTRETLLAGVASTPSDFTRKLLAEQDDLITEIERKFELHEARGSTTNTAATTTTATTGGSSSSSSTTAATMTSSTRSPQQLPRLAAGDSYIDRRVKKSFEFPMQHRASDVMAMPNIDFGNTKFNTEVSDGHEAKSLSAAAAAAAGTATSSSSSSIVAPSHPEFSTTKFYNSKELYNEMLLHNKRKLMKEIGTATATGTGSGKGVRLGSSSSSTVPTAGSIIKSSAATVPTERLRQSSPTTKLETTRSGSSSSSNGGVTPMPPKRVTLTPTRQTFDGATATASATATAGEAAASTIESAWTTVKPIKYQKELKRAKLLLKALMPPQQQQQQMEKLEVVAAKVKVIAQPQAAASSTLSPIPVTGQSANLGKSASKPIARPRILSRLQEKINSLECEIQNVPQDSHLWRGNETHELLLPIVTTEHCKPGEHCAPNVLTWEGEAEIQSGDILIVEINDAMLSTAHNLNNSYANSQSAAHAAQVYQVTRSGHEHCDVTEGVLLDITPLVVDGRKLVTLYDKDLTEGVNLLIVVSELWGAQCVRLKVTTKTDNCGENADCSGKGVCYSNPSMEEYECQCCSGFAGPHCEEIDACNPSPCTNNGICVDLSQGHEGNSYQCLCPYGYAGKNCQYESDPCNPAECMNGGSCVGNSTHFHCDCASGFTGPLCQHSLNECESSPCVHGICVDQEDGFRCFCQPGFSGELCNFEYNECESNPCQNAGECIDHIGSFECRCTKGYTGTRCQIKVDFCANKPCPEGHRCIDHGNDFSCECPGGRNGPDCNQMPRTCSVNPCTHGGTCWSSGESFYCACRPGYTGTMCEDEFVVETVVSSSEFIVDDVNARNFNDKTFGSSVVLKSPIELHNAYFAAGVLAAAIFIVAVVVTICHCKVNQTYRKFSTRPTSFIPILGFSRRPKLQGKLNKHWLSGKGLGTTATPAAAAAGATQGGSGSGNAAQSTRHLPAQTNGNSSAQTQAQSTLGGQLHERPFQRHLAMNLENDMYYTVDFSENSQHSPLIQ
- the LOC133835916 gene encoding uncharacterized protein LOC133835916 isoform X2; this encodes MQLKPHQTHKKKKEQTNANINNNNQYNNSLFPYREGRLKIRSEMSKIWILTFIMLLHVVWVRASVITTPTPTIINDLQSSHAPATTTAPAMVVSGANVQRNETSRVTSAAAAAEELEIVDEITTSSILSSSTASSASSTSTATPTTTATTSTTTTTATTTTKGKEVKTTAAVEENVATTTAAAAVENVATAIEEDVAREKTTAIADDVAPVKTTATADVAGIATTTILPLPLLKLGSEKLTQKEDEGMTTTVPPLASLGNVFDRLYRIKFSDSAGDKEQENSESLPEADSADVDELAASASPASLNIQMQAAESYQVAETLADLNEEERKRYGAMLFQQSTASKLNIVDLYPMKLEDFQSIMHGDRVEQPQEVEQQQQQQQEQQQQAVFKQLDNAEEYRQNLMPNEVELLVVADGTPSVNQQQPTIATTTAATPMTTTTNVPTKTRETLLAGVASTPSDFTRKLLAEQDDLITEIERKFELHEARGSTTNTAATTTTATTGGSSSSSSTTAATMTSSTRSPQQLPRLAAGDSYIDRRVKKSFEFPMQHRASDVMAMPNIDFGNTKFNTEVSDGHEAKSLSAAAAAAAGTATSSSSSSIVAPSHPEFSTTKFYNSKELYNEMLLHNKRKLMKEIGTATATGTGSGKGVRLGSSSSSTVPTAGSIIKSSAATVPTERLRQSSPTTKLETTRSGSSSSSNGGVTPMPPKRVTLTPTRQTFDGATATASATATAGEAAASTIESAWTTVKPIKYQKELKRAKLLLKALMPPQQQQQQMEKLEVVAAKVKVIAQPQAAASSTLSPIPVTGQSANLGKSASKPIARPRILSRLQEKINSLECEIQNVPQDSHLWRGNETHELLLPIVTTEHCKPGEHCAPNVLTWEGEAEIQSGDILIVEINDAMLSTAHNLNNSYANSQSAAHAAQVYQVTRSGHEHCDVTEGVLLDITPLVVDGRKLVTLYDKDLTEGVNLLIVVSELWGAQCVRLKVTTKTDNCGENADCSGKGVCYSNPSMEEYECQCCSGFAGPHCEEIDACNPSPCTNNGICVDLSQGHEGNSYQCLCPYGYAGKNCQYESDPCNPAECMNGGSCVGNSTHFHCDCASGFTGPLCQHSLNECESSPCVHGICVDQEDGFRCFCQPGFSGELCNFEYNECESNPCQNAGECIDHIGSFECRCTKGYTGTRCQIKVDFCANKPCPEGHRCIDHGNDFSCECPGGRNGPDCNQMPRTQCSVNPCTHGGTCWSSGESFYCACRPGYTGTMCEDEFVVETVVSSSEFIVDDVNARNFNDKTFGSSVVLKSPIELHNAYFAAGVLAAAIFIVAVVVTICHCKVNQTYRKFSTRPTSFIPILGFSRRPKLQGKLNKHWLSGKGLGTTATPAAAAAGATQGGSGSGNAAQSTRHLPAQTNGNSSAQTQAQSTLGGQLHERPFQRHLAMNLENDMYYTVDFSENSQHSPLIQ
- the LOC133835916 gene encoding uncharacterized protein LOC133835916 isoform X1, with protein sequence MQLKPHQTHKKKKEQTNANINNNNQYNNSLFPYREGRLKIRSEMSKIWILTFIMLLHVVWVRASVITTPTPTIINDLQSSHAPATTTAPAMVVSGANVQRNETSRVTSAAAAAEELEIVDEITTSSILSSSTASSASSTSTATPTTTATTSTTTTTATTTTKGKEVKTTAAVEENVATTTAAAAVENVATAIEEDVAREKTTAIADDVAPVKTTATADVAGIATTTILPLPLLKLGSEKLTQKEDEGMTTTVPPLASLGNVFDRLYRIKFSDSAGDKEQENSESLPEADSADVDELAASASPASLNIQMQAAESYQVAETLADLNEEERKRYGAMLFQQSTASKLNIVDLYPMKLEDFQSIMHGDRVEQPQEVEQQQQQQQEQQQQAVFKQLDNAEEYRQNLMPNEVELLVVADGTPSVNQQQPTIATTTAATPMTTTTNVPTKTRETLLAGVASTPSDFTRKLLAEQDDLITEIERKFELHEARGSTTNTAATTTTATTGGSSSSSSTTAATMTSSTRSPQQLPRLAAGDSYIDRRVKKSFEFPMQHRASDVMAMPNIDFGNTKFNTEVSDGHEAKSLSAAAAAAAGTATSSSSSSIVAPSHPEFSTTKFYNSKELYNEMLLHNKRKLMKEIGTATATGTGSGKGVRLGSSSSSTVPTAGSIIKSSAATVPTERLRQSSPTTKLETTRSGSSSSSNGGVTPMPPKRVTLTPTRQTFDGATATASATATAGEAAASTIESAWTTVKPIKYQKELKRAKLLLKALMPPQQQQQQMEKLEVVAAKVKVIAQPQAAASSTLSPIPVTGQSANLGKSASKPIARPRILSRLQEKINSLECEIQNVPQDSHLWRGNETHELLLPIVTTEHCKPGEHCAPNVLTWEGEAEIQSGDILIVEINDAMLSTAHNLNNSYANSQSAAHAAQVYQVTRSGHEHCDVTEGVLLDITPLVVDGRKLVTLYDKDLTEGVNLLIVVSELWGAQCVRLKVTTKTDNCGENADCSGKGVCYSNPSMEEYECQCCSGFAGPHCEEIDACNPSPCTNNGICVDLSQGHEGNSYQCLCPYGYAGKNCQYESDPCNPAECMNGGSCVGNSTHFHCDCASGFTGPLCQHSLNECESSPCVHGICVDQEDGFRCFCQPGFSGELCNFEYNECESNPCQNAGECIDHIGSFECRCTKGYTGTRCQIKVDFCANKPCPEGHRCIDHGNDFSCECPGGRNGPDCNQMPRTYFQQCSVNPCTHGGTCWSSGESFYCACRPGYTGTMCEDEFVVETVVSSSEFIVDDVNARNFNDKTFGSSVVLKSPIELHNAYFAAGVLAAAIFIVAVVVTICHCKVNQTYRKFSTRPTSFIPILGFSRRPKLQGKLNKHWLSGKGLGTTATPAAAAAGATQGGSGSGNAAQSTRHLPAQTNGNSSAQTQAQSTLGGQLHERPFQRHLAMNLENDMYYTVDFSENSQHSPLIQ